The Saprospiraceae bacterium genome includes a window with the following:
- a CDS encoding CotH kinase family protein: protein MKYLYLIILLISTHLISICQKIPAQWRISNDGKYLIAGDQSSKGLYDESKVEDIRLYFSQADYWNKLTQNYNSKIDIPCRLKYKGIDYDSVGIRFKGQTSYFSNNTPKKSFNISMDAFKDDQKLAGYKTLNLNNSFQDPSFMREVLYYRLIRNHSQSARANFVRVYINDEDWGIYLNVQQLNKDFIEEWYESNDGINIRADRPDGTSTGPGGPGGQWGDGTAGFNYLGADTALYQKYYTLKSTDMAQPWQELVKACNVLNNSGTNLEIEAPKVLDIDKILWHLACEIAFTDDDSYVFKGKMDYYLYMDAETKRWTSYDYDANSTFSTQKITQWSPFYNESKPNYPLLNKLLAVPAFRQRYLAHMRTIISELMDESKSNPIIENYVNLIRSAVIADTKKVTSESAFNSAIIALKDFITRRKNYLLSNSEVKAAAPVISEAKYRVNNEDWAKVYPESDVVVTASVNFTSGINKVVLHYGTGLSGTFNTINMLDNGQGHDAKSNDGIFTASLPRAQAGSLVKFYIEATGNDNARTKTFFPSGAEHQLFIYQVGTLQNTQKTVVINEFMASNDNTVKDEVGEIEDWIELYNLTDKDINMSGYYITDNPLNLKKFQFPTNTIIKAKSYAIVWADEDQEQGPLHANFKLSASGEVIYLLDNNLVMLDSISFGAQTTNKSAARIPNGTGNFVIGNHTFGVNNDGTSSVQDIVQSYLKVYPNPASPGLVTISNHADYSQNISLYHMSGTKITDQTVGPHVDLNIEISTPGIYIIKSNHEVKKLIITK, encoded by the coding sequence CGATTGTATTTTTCTCAAGCAGATTATTGGAACAAACTCACTCAAAATTACAACAGCAAAATCGATATCCCTTGCAGGCTCAAATACAAAGGCATAGACTACGATAGTGTAGGCATCAGATTTAAAGGACAAACGTCATATTTTTCCAACAATACCCCAAAAAAATCCTTCAATATCTCAATGGATGCTTTTAAGGATGATCAAAAACTGGCAGGCTACAAAACCCTAAACTTAAATAACTCTTTTCAGGATCCTTCTTTTATGAGAGAGGTGCTTTATTACAGACTTATCAGAAATCATAGTCAATCTGCAAGGGCAAATTTTGTGCGGGTATATATCAATGATGAAGACTGGGGAATCTATCTAAATGTCCAGCAGTTGAACAAAGATTTTATCGAAGAGTGGTATGAAAGCAATGATGGTATCAACATCAGAGCAGACAGGCCTGATGGTACTTCCACTGGTCCGGGCGGGCCTGGTGGTCAATGGGGTGATGGTACTGCCGGTTTTAATTATCTGGGAGCAGACACTGCATTGTATCAAAAATATTATACTCTCAAAAGCACAGACATGGCACAGCCCTGGCAAGAACTGGTGAAAGCATGTAATGTACTGAACAACAGCGGCACAAATCTGGAGATAGAAGCACCCAAGGTATTGGACATTGACAAAATTCTCTGGCATCTGGCATGTGAAATCGCATTTACAGATGATGACAGTTATGTATTTAAAGGTAAAATGGATTATTATCTGTACATGGACGCTGAAACAAAACGATGGACTTCATATGATTATGATGCCAACAGTACTTTTTCAACACAAAAGATCACCCAATGGTCTCCTTTTTATAATGAATCTAAACCAAACTATCCGCTTCTCAACAAACTACTTGCTGTTCCGGCATTCAGACAAAGATATCTTGCCCACATGCGCACTATCATATCTGAACTGATGGATGAATCAAAATCCAACCCAATCATTGAAAATTATGTCAACCTCATTAGAAGTGCCGTCATAGCTGATACGAAGAAAGTAACATCAGAATCTGCTTTTAACAGTGCAATCATCGCGCTGAAGGATTTCATAACAAGAAGAAAAAATTATTTACTATCTAATAGTGAAGTTAAAGCAGCTGCACCGGTCATCAGTGAAGCAAAATATAGAGTCAATAATGAAGATTGGGCTAAAGTGTATCCTGAAAGTGATGTTGTAGTAACAGCTTCGGTAAATTTCACCTCAGGTATCAACAAAGTAGTTCTTCATTATGGTACAGGACTGTCAGGCACATTTAATACTATCAATATGCTGGACAATGGTCAAGGCCATGATGCAAAAAGTAACGATGGAATTTTTACAGCCTCTTTACCCAGGGCACAGGCTGGTTCTTTGGTAAAGTTTTATATTGAAGCCACCGGAAATGACAATGCCCGAACTAAAACATTTTTCCCTTCAGGTGCAGAACATCAACTGTTCATATATCAGGTTGGAACACTTCAAAACACTCAAAAAACCGTTGTAATCAATGAATTTATGGCTTCTAATGATAACACTGTGAAAGATGAAGTTGGTGAAATAGAAGATTGGATAGAGCTCTATAACCTCACGGATAAAGATATCAACATGAGTGGTTATTACATCACAGACAACCCACTTAACCTTAAAAAATTTCAATTTCCGACCAATACAATTATTAAGGCTAAAAGCTATGCTATTGTTTGGGCAGATGAAGATCAGGAACAGGGCCCATTACATGCCAATTTCAAACTTTCAGCTAGTGGTGAAGTTATTTACCTTTTGGACAATAATCTTGTCATGCTCGATAGTATCAGTTTCGGTGCTCAGACTACCAATAAGTCCGCTGCAAGAATACCCAACGGAACAGGAAATTTTGTAATCGGCAACCATACCTTTGGTGTAAATAATGATGGAACTTCTTCAGTACAGGATATTGTACAATCATATTTAAAAGTATACCCAAATCCAGCTTCACCGGGATTAGTAACCATCTCCAATCATGCTGATTACTCGCAAAACATATCTCTTTACCACATGAGTGGCACAAAGATAACCGATCAGACAGTTGGTCCGCATGTAGATTTGAATATTGAAATAAGCACTCCGGGAATTTACATTATCAAGTCCAATCATGAAGTTAAAAAACTCATCATCACAAAATGA